In Fimbriimonadaceae bacterium, the DNA window CAGGCCAGTCGAACGAGTCTCGTCGGCCGTCCCGACCCTTGAGGGCGCAGGTGTCCGCTTGCGTCGCGCCTTCGGATTTCATGACCCGGGCATGTTCGACCCGTTCCTCCTGCTCGACGACTTTCGTAACGACGTCCCCGAGGACTACCTTGCCGGATTCCCTTGGCACCCTCACCGCGGGATCGAGACCATCACCTACGTTTTGGCCGGCACCGTCGAACATGCCGACAGCCTGGGCAACCGCGGGGCCATCGAGGCCGGTGACGTCCAGTGGATGACGGCGGGCCGGGGCATAGTCCACCAAGAGATGCCCCAGGGCGACGCCCAAGGGCGCATGCACGGCTTTCAGTTGTGGGCCAACCTGCCGTCATCGCAGAAAATGACCGCACCACGGTACCAGGAGGTCAAGGCCCCGGAGATCCCGGTGGTCAAGGACGACGACGGCACCGAGGTGCGCGTCGTGACGGGTGAGTTCTGGGGGCGTCGGGGCCCGGTCGAAGGGATCGCCGCCGACCCGGTCTACCTCGATGTCTTTGTGCCCGCCGGGCGTCGAAAGGTGTTGCCGATGGACACGAGACTCCAGGCCTTCGCCTACGTTTTCGCCGGATCGGGTGCGTTCGCCGACGCCTCCGAGCCCCAGGACATGCCGACCGACGTCCCCGGCGGGGACGGGACACCGGTGGAGAACCGGTCGCTGGTGTTGTTCTCCAGCGGCGACGAGGTCGTGGTCGAGGCTGGCGACGAAGGGGTCCGGTTCCTGCTCGTCAGCGGACAGCCCTTGCGTGAACCAGTCGCCTGGCGCGGGCCGATCGTGATGAACACCCAAGAGGAACTTCAGAAGGCGTTCAGCGACTTGCGCGACGGCACGTTTCTCGACGGCTGACGCCAGAAAACAAATATGGTCGGAGCGGCGAGATTCGAACTCGCGACCTCTTCCCCCCCAGAGAAGCGCTCTACCAAGCTGAGCCACGCCCCGACGACGCAGACTATACCCTCCGGCCCCGGTGGGGCCGGAGGTCGCTTTGTGTCAGTGGGCCTCGGCGGGGGTCGGCAAATAGGCCGTCCGTCCGTAGGTCATGTAGGCACGCCACACCACGCTGGCGTCGGCGGTGCGTCCCCGCAGGCGGTTGTCCACCGCGGCCGCTTCGTTAAGGGCCTTGGTCGAATCGACGAGGCGGTTCTTGCCGCGCAGGCCTACGGCGTTGGCAAGGTGCCCCAGCGCGTAGGTTTTGCAAGATGCCGCGGCAGCCTGGCCGTATGCCGCGGCCTGGTCGGCGTGGCCCTGGAGGGCATGGACCAAGGCAAGGCCGGTCAGGGCTTCCTGAGAGTCCGGCTTGGCCTCGATGGCGGCCTCAAAATACACCTGGGCGTTGGCCAGCCGGTCAGCGATGACCTGCTTCTGGTGGTCCTTTTCTGCGTCGCTGGCGTCTTTCGCCAGTGGCCTGGCCATGACCGCGCTGTCGACGATCTGACGGCCCCGCTCGACGAGGACGTCCGCGCTGCCCGGGTCGGCCATGATCGCCGTCTCGAAGTGCCGTTGGGCACCCGAGTAGTCGGCCAGGCTGTGCATCCGCGTCGACATGTACGAGTTGACGATCGGTGAGCTGGGATCGACCGCGGCGATGCTGTCGAGGACGGATCCCAGCGACGACGTCTTGTCGCGCAGGACCGAAAGGTACGCGGTCGCGTAGAGGACCCCGATGTTGTCCGGCGCGGTGAGGGCAGCCTGCTTTTCGGCGGCCAGGGACTCCGCGGTGTTGCCCACGGTCTGGTACACGACCGCCATCAGGGCGTAGGTGTAGCCGTCCGGCGCCCCTCGCCGTTTGAGCCGGTCGACGGCGTCGATGGCGGCGGCCATGCGGCTGGACCGAATGAGGGCGAAGAGGTACCGGCTCGCCACCATGTTGTCCTTGACATTGCTTTCGAACGGGTCACGCAAAGCTTCGGCGACCAGGGAGTAACGGCCCGCCGCGAGCAGACTGTCCGCCCAGGCCTGGACGCCGCCGGCCGGTGGGCGCGCCGGCGTGTTCGCCACGGAGTTCTCGCTGATCGTCCGGGCCGCTTTCGCCGCGTTCTTCAACG includes these proteins:
- a CDS encoding pirin family protein → MSIRPVERVSSAVPTLEGAGVRLRRAFGFHDPGMFDPFLLLDDFRNDVPEDYLAGFPWHPHRGIETITYVLAGTVEHADSLGNRGAIEAGDVQWMTAGRGIVHQEMPQGDAQGRMHGFQLWANLPSSQKMTAPRYQEVKAPEIPVVKDDDGTEVRVVTGEFWGRRGPVEGIAADPVYLDVFVPAGRRKVLPMDTRLQAFAYVFAGSGAFADASEPQDMPTDVPGGDGTPVENRSLVLFSSGDEVVVEAGDEGVRFLLVSGQPLREPVAWRGPIVMNTQEELQKAFSDLRDGTFLDG
- a CDS encoding tetratricopeptide repeat protein, with product MVRHTFVGLLSIVCCAVASASVEVITDAKNGDEVHGEYALRATVRSDNLVTKVEMYVGDQLKDSKSSTPYIFQIDTLGENDGPYTVKLVAYTTEGEKGEKTLTLNINNELAKGADYHLAKGQEALTVKKWGDAVTSGRTALKIKPGDKRALLLLARANYGKGTYDLAEKFARDVLESDKTDTQALQIVSAVSLRRAFSATTQNSPEEVRAVVGEALKNAAKAARTISENSVANTPARPPAGGVQAWADSLLAAGRYSLVAEALRDPFESNVKDNMVASRYLFALIRSSRMAAAIDAVDRLKRRGAPDGYTYALMAVVYQTVGNTAESLAAEKQAALTAPDNIGVLYATAYLSVLRDKTSSLGSVLDSIAAVDPSSPIVNSYMSTRMHSLADYSGAQRHFETAIMADPGSADVLVERGRQIVDSAVMARPLAKDASDAEKDHQKQVIADRLANAQVYFEAAIEAKPDSQEALTGLALVHALQGHADQAAAYGQAAAASCKTYALGHLANAVGLRGKNRLVDSTKALNEAAAVDNRLRGRTADASVVWRAYMTYGRTAYLPTPAEAH